TTCCAAGTATTTTCCAGAAAAAGAACCACTGATAACGAGATAACATACCGCCATGATCCATTGCTCGAGTATTGGACTCTATACCTCCCGTACTTTGAGCATCTTGCAATTGCTTCACCTGATACAGCTTTTGGTGTTAGAAGAAATAATCAAGATCTGAAAACAAAGCTTCAGACAATTACGTGTTGAAAGTTTATTCCCTACCTCCTCTTTCTGCTTGGACTGAGAAGTTGATTGACTTGACTCATCTAATTCAAGCTGATGGGAAACGAATAAAATGCAAAGGACAGTCAGCAGGTAAGATGATATAAAAAAGAAAGCACTGGGAAACTGAAGAAGAAAAGAACCATCAGAATATTTAATGACTAGCACCAGATTGGATCAATATGACGGGGACGAGAATTCATACTTTTACATCACATATATTTGGAGAGTCTCATATGTGCGCAACCATTTCTATTTTCACCTATCCCCCATTCATCGTAGTAAGAAATTAGATAGGTCGAACATGCTGACGAGTTGGAAATTCAACCATTTCTTCCTCTATTACatccacacacaaaaaaaaaaaaagagagagagagagagagagagttaaaTGGCACCAAACCTCAGCTTTTAGTTCCTCATCACGCTTTGTCCATTTTTGAACCTAATTAAAAGACTAAGGTATTCTAGTTTACAGAAGCATGTAAAAGCATATGATCAAGACAGCAAGCCATGAAATCAGCCCAGAGGATTCATCTGTATTGGATGACATAACTGTTGAAATCCCCAATTATATCACCAAAGGGATATTCCTTTCCAAAGAAAATAGAAGATCAATAGACTAATAGAGCCTTCAGGGCTGGTATGGAGTGGATTTTTGTTGGGATCCGAATACTTAATGAGTATAAAACTGTACATACAGGACACAAAGAATCTAAACGAGGAGAATAACTTTTCATTGTTCAGACCATATAAGTTATTTAGTGAAGTAATTGACCCATGAGCGAAGATTGACATTAATTTAAAGTGATGAATGTAAACCATATTATATTCTAGCACAAAACCAATAGGTGCACATAAATATCCTTTAAACTCCGACATTGGGTTCAAAACTTTACACAAACTTCACAGGCCGTTGAGTTGCTAATACCGCCAGGCCTAGGACTAAAAATTCAGCACATGCTTTGGTCCAAGATACCATAAAACAAGTAGGATCAACCAAACAAACGACAACTACAGCACATTAATCTAAGTCTTGATTAGCAAAAGTAAATCCATATAATGCAAATCTCAAAAATTAAGAAAACACTTTTACTTCATCGTGCAAATTGGTGATAATGGGGAAGGTAAAAATGCTTACTAAGCCCAAATTTCAAGAAAACATCATAAACATGTATCCTACAGTACTAGAAAAATACTTAAAAAACATCCAAAACAACAAGATGGAGCAAGATTGTTCAACAACATCTTGAATCAAGTCAACATATAATAACCATAATCATCCTACTTGAGGACTTGATTAGCACAACCCTAAACAACcacaaaaaatcaaaaagaaaataataataataataataataatcaagtgGGTATTAAGTGAAGAAGATAGCAAATCCGAACCCATCTTTCAAATTTCTTTTATCTCACAGGAAATTTTCAAGAATCCATGATATATTAAAGATTGCATTTTTATAGGTGCATAAAAGAACAAGTTTGTATTGGAAATAGATATTAAAGAACACCCAAAACAACAACTTGAATCAAGTCAACATATAATAATAACCTTAATCACCCTACTTGAGGACTTGATTAGCAAAACCCTaaataacccaacaacaacaacaacaacatacccagtgaaatcccacaatgtggggtctggggagggtaaagtatacacagaccttacccctatttcggaagatagggaggctgtttctgaaagaccctcggctcccCCTAAAtaacccaccaaaaaaaaaaatcaacaaattTAATCAAGTGGATATTAAGTATAGATGATTAGCAAAATCAGAAACCATTTTCAATTCATTTTTTCTCAAAGGGAAAATTTCAAGAATCTGTGATCCATTAAAGATTGCATTTTTAACAGATCATAGATTCTTGAAATATTTCCACTTTGGTAATAAAATGCAAGttaataaccaaaaaaaaaaaaagttgcatttGTATAGGCACATAAAGAACAAGTCTGTATTGGCAATAGATAATAAAGAACACCCAAAACAACAAGATTGTCCAAACAGCAACTTGAATCAAGTCAACATACAATAACCAAAATCACCCaagcaaaaaaaatcaaaaaaatttaaTCAAGTGGGTAttaagtgaagaagttaataaaTCAAAACCCcattttcaattttcttttttcatCACAGGAAAAATTCAAGAATGTATTAAAGattgcatatatatatttatacagaAGAACAAGTATGTATTGGGAATAATAAGGAGACAGAGGGGGTTGTATTACGTTATAATCGGGAGAGCGAACGGATGGGAAGAGCTCAAGAAGGCGTCTAAATTCTTGTTCCTCCATTTTTCTGATCTCTCCTTCTGCTAAAACCCcaccttttttctttttattgctTTGGAGAAAGTGTGTGTTAAATATGCTTGGAATGAAGCGAAAGGCAAGGAAAATAAAGGAAAAGGGGAATACTTGCCTAAACTGATTATCTTTAATTTCTGTGTACCAATTTACTTCGTATCTCATTAATTAAACATTGAAAAGACTAATAAGTTCATTACCAAACCGATAAAGAGTTAAAATCTAAaaaacatatgcatttaaaattaattgagaaattt
The sequence above is a segment of the Lycium barbarum isolate Lr01 chromosome 6, ASM1917538v2, whole genome shotgun sequence genome. Coding sequences within it:
- the LOC132643634 gene encoding uncharacterized protein LOC132643634; the protein is MEEQEFRRLLELFPSVRSPDYNLELDESSQSTSQSKQKEEVKQLQDAQSTGGIESNTRAMDHGEAFWGKLKAAAEKKMNPAEAEGFCKAFRQVYRKLVDEELSLEAARSLLNS